Proteins from a single region of Chitinibacter bivalviorum:
- a CDS encoding TfoX/Sxy family protein, whose translation MPSEYLRFLLEQLQPLGHLRAKAMFGGHGLYCDEIFFAIVVDDVLYVKVDEHNRPRFLAAELAPFSYSMKDGRTMSMSYYPLPESALEERAELLDWAREGIAAALRAPERKTRKKTKA comes from the coding sequence AACAACTTCAGCCCTTAGGCCACTTGCGTGCCAAAGCCATGTTTGGCGGGCACGGGCTGTATTGCGATGAGATCTTTTTTGCCATCGTCGTCGACGATGTGTTGTACGTCAAAGTCGACGAACACAATCGCCCACGCTTTTTAGCTGCCGAGTTAGCGCCTTTTAGCTATTCAATGAAAGATGGCCGCACGATGAGTATGAGTTACTACCCTCTCCCTGAGTCTGCATTAGAAGAGCGCGCCGAGTTGCTCGATTGGGCTCGAGAAGGCATTGCGGCAGCCTTACGTGCGCCTGAGCGCAAAACTCGCAAAAAAACAAAGGCCTAG